The following DNA comes from Kitasatospora sp. NBC_01287.
CCAGCTCGCCGACCAGTCGGTAGCGCTCCCCCAGCAGATCGCCGGCTCTCATCTCTCCCCCAGCCTCCCCGGCTCCAGGACGTCAGTGGACGGGAAGGCCGAGCAGCATCGCCAGCTCGCCGGGGCGGGCGATGCCGCGGTGGCGTCTGCGCTCCAGGTCGCCCCGGAAGGACCACAGGTCTCGCGTCGCCTTGGCCACGTCCTCGTCCCCCGGTCCCAAGGTGGCGATCATCAGCGGCACGAGATCGCCCAACAGGCCTGCCGCTCCAGCGATATCGTCAGTCATCCCCCGCCAGATGGCAAGGTCGTAGGCGACCTGCAGGGTCTGCGGGTGGCCGGCGCCGAGGGTGCGGGCCGCGTGGGCCACCAGCGCGGTCAACTGGCGGACGGCTTCGAGGCCCTGGCCCGCCTCGCCGAAGGCCCAGGCCTGGTCGACCTGGGCCCGGATCAGACCCTCCTGGGGCGGCGGCACCAGGGCGCCGTGGTGGCCGGCCGCCACCGCGCCGATCCGGGCCGCCGCGTCGGCGGCGTCGGCCGGGCGCGCGCCGGGGTCCTTGGCCAGCAGGGCCAGGACCACCTGGTCCAGGCCCGGCGGCAGGTCGGCGCGGACCAGGCTCGGGTAGGGCACGGCGTCGTTCAGGTGGCGGTGCATCAGCTCCTGCGGCGACGCGCCGGCGTAGGGCGGGCGTCCGGCGCAGAGTTCGAAGAGGACGCAGCCCAGCGCGTAGAGGTCGGCCCGGCCGTCGGCGGGTTCCTGGCGCCACTGCTCGGGCGCCAGGTACGGGGCGTTGCCGGTTGCGGTGGCGGGTGCCAGGTGGGCGGTGCCGAAGCCGAGCAGCTTGACCCGCCCCTGGTCGGTGAGGAAGAGCCGGCTGGGCTTGATCCCCCAGTGGACCACGCCGGCCGCGTGCGCCGCCTTCAGGCCGAGGCACGCCTGCTGCAGCCAGATCAGGATGAATCCGAGGTCGGCGGGGCCGG
Coding sequences within:
- a CDS encoding serine/threonine-protein kinase, coding for MSDLQAPPVDGRYQVVRELGRSATGIRSEALDRTDGHRVLLHQAPPPASTPQPAVDRFLDEAERVGRLGHQHLVAVEDRLDRSLVLELLSGRSLDTVIAAGPADLGFILIWLQQACLGLKAAHAAGVVHWGIKPSRLFLTDQGRVKLLGFGTAHLAPATATGNAPYLAPEQWRQEPADGRADLYALGCVLFELCAGRPPYAGASPQELMHRHLNDAVPYPSLVRADLPPGLDQVVLALLAKDPGARPADAADAAARIGAVAAGHHGALVPPPQEGLIRAQVDQAWAFGEAGQGLEAVRQLTALVAHAARTLGAGHPQTLQVAYDLAIWRGMTDDIAGAAGLLGDLVPLMIATLGPGDEDVAKATRDLWSFRGDLERRRHRGIARPGELAMLLGLPVH